The DNA window CTCTAATCCCATAGTGAGAACCAGCAAGGACAATGTTCTCACTCTCCTACAggtcttttctttttcaggTTATGGACGACAGAGTTTAGAAAAGCTCATTTATTCCTTTTCTGTTTTAAACGatgttttgtgttgtattatttactttttcccTCACCTTTATCTTTGCAAGTTTCTATAAGAGGGATAGAAAATTGACTATGTAATGCCTGTAAAGTAataatatgtgtatatatatatgtatgtatgtattctCTGTAAGTATTGTAATTTGTATTGTaagtatgaatgtatgttttgaaaaattcggtttaaattttaaacagactcatattttagtattaaatattttaagagtcATCGTAATACCTGAGCTATTAAAGTGGTGCAGGTGAAAGCGTGATATTTTgataattagggtgttacacatgGCTCTTTTTCTAATCACCACTAATcatcatatttatttttcacttcATTCACCGAGCCTTAGAAAAGGAGGGAGAGAGACCGAAGCTTTCCTTGAAGAAACCGTGAACCTCACCAAAACTTCTGGCATCAATTTTTTATGATTCATAACtcctataaaaaatttaatccgaTTAAAGTGTTCGTATCTTCCTCCTCTACGCGATGGGGTTACTTTTGTTCAGGAGAAGTTAATGGTGAAGTTACTCCCCCTCCTTTAAAGTTCGGTTCTTTGGTGTTTTCGACGGAAGTTTCTCCGAACTTCGAGTATTTTGATTTCGTACGAAGGTAGGGTTTTGGTAAAATCTCACCGATTAAATGTTAATGTGATAAGTGATTGTTGGTTTGATTGATTATTAGTTGAATTTGATTAAGTTTATGTTAAACTTTTgttgaattatttttgttgcaTGTGAATTATGATTTTCGGCCAAGAAGAACAGTCCAGCTGGgtttattttgatgattttgaggCTGTTGTGAATGAGAATTATTGATTTACATTTGATGAGGTTTAACTGGCTAAGTGATTGTATAAAAGTTAGGCGAAAAAAGTTAGGCGAATCTACAACTGTAAGACTCAAAAACGaattaagatttaaatatatattttgtaaggAAAATAAGAAGAGTTTTGGTTCTTTGTGAATAGTTGAAATAGTCATGAAGAATTATTTTTGGAGGATATAAATGTATTCTTATGAAAAGATTaagtttaatattataattatataaattttgtggGTAATTTGGGTAATAAATAAAGTTTAGGGATAAatggatattttataaaagttctggattattattataaatatgaaaCAAAGAGTAAAGGTTTAAATGTAATTCTATAAAATATTcaggtaaaaaataaaaaattaaggagTTCGTGATttagaaagtaattaataaaagtttaaaaaataaggttttataaaataagttttaagagtattataaatattatttaaaatatttgtttaaaattactcatttacattagagtaaattattattataattattatttatcaagGGTATTATTTTATAAgagtattattatatatattatgaagaataaaacagaGAGTAGTAAACAgagtaattttaaaagttttagagAACACTGACTTAATAAAAGAACCTTATGATTCTTTTTTGATAAGATATTTAGTGAAGGATGAGGGAATAGTGTGAagataatttgatttatttatgtCGATAATCAAAAGACTGAAGAAAAGATAAATCGGCACGTGTGATTATGGGAAAGTCACGAGAGGGTGACGATAGTATGGTTATTGTGTCAAAGGATAAATGTTAATAAGTCGTGGGCTTTGTTTGTGAATGATTATGCGGGAACGCTCGTAAATATGGAATGACTTTCAGGAGAAAGAGTCACATGCTCCAGCGGGAGAATCAGCGCCTACAGGAAGTCTAAACTTGCAGAGGTTATGTTGGAAAGCCTTATTCGACTTGCGAGTTGGATAGCGTCAGTGCGGGTCGAAAACAACAAATGAGCTCATCACCTGCACTAGGGTTAGACATGCATCGTACTTGTTTGCGCATACTTCTTGACTTGTGATTTCAGTGTATTATGTGGTTTGTTATGGCTGTGCATGTGTGCTTTCTGATTTATTTCCTCCTGTATCTTTAGTTTGTTAAAAGTTGTTTGTATTCCAGACTTTGTTGCTGTTGGCTAAGTATAGTAAAGAATAAAATGAACTTAGCTTATAACCCCGATCCTACTAAGAACTCTCCAATTCTTACTCCCTATTGCTACCCCTTTCAGTTATAGGTGCGAAAGTTTATTACGAAACTGTAGGAGTATAGAAGAATATGTTTGCAAGTTGAGTCGTTGTTAGAATGTATTTTCTCCTCGCCTTGTTGGTTGGAGTTTTATTCTGAGGggtaggttttgtaattgattTTGTGTATAATACTATaatgtattattaatattaagtaCGTGGATATGCGTTATTCTGTTCTTGTTGAAAAGGTATTTTAACTTTTAGTAAAATCGTCGATAGATTAATGCGTAAatgctcaatattaaatagataataaaggAATTAGGTTGGTAACACCTTACTTTTTgtatgatcatgacgtaccGAAAATTGGGCCGTTACACACATGATGTTAATCTTCCTCGTTGTCATGTTATCCATTACTTCAATGGATTTTCCTGTTAGAGTCCTATGTTTCATGTCTCAAATCTCAATCTTCTGTCGCTTTGACTTATATATTTACCTTTTTCTTTGTGAATTATCTTATTTACCTTCGTCCATTTATGAAAATGCGAAAATCCTTTCTCATTTAATTCTACATGCGAACATTGATGCAGTGACTCTTACTCATTTGACACTATATGCGAGCAATATATCGTGTTGTTTTCGGACAATAACCTAGTTTTATcgcaataacattttttatctaTGTGATAAAAATTCGACTAAGTTTTTgtattaattgtcaaaaatcTAACACaacttttttcttattattcgAAGTTGGGACCAACTATGTACTATAAATATAGCATAGACGGAATTAGCAAATATCAACTGTGTATTTCACTTATTATTGGAGCAAGTTTGAAATTGTTATATGTTTAATAATTATTGCATTTGTTTCTAAAATCATATTATATTTGCGGTTTTTTTATATGAACttttaaatagttatttaaGTTCACTTATAAAAATTTGGATCAATTATATAATTcgtttttttagaatttatttgttgttagtatttttggttaatgatataattttttggatACTATTTAAATAATTCATCCTAAATTCCTAATACATAAGAGTTGAGAGatacataaaaaaatgtttattacaatattcttaatttaattatattatttttattaatttttgttaaaaatattttaaaattatagtgctttattatttctttaataAACGACGACAAACCTTaatgattcaaatttcaattataatgTTCAAGTGGAATAATGTGTATTACATTATTTTGAAACtcgataaaaaatatatattatctgACTTATACTAAATTAGTAATACATATTTGTTATTTTGAGGAATAATTTGCCTAATGTGAAAATTCATTTGATTCAGCGGTAAATTGCCACGAAATGGAAAGCGGGTCAATCTTCATTCTTCAATCCGCGCCAACTTTGCCTCCACTTATCTTTGGAATTTCGCGTGTTTTCTTTAAGACACATCTcccaacaaaaattaaaataaaaaagcgcCCGCTACCCCGAATGCCTACAAAATTTCAAATCCGCCAAACACCATTTCAGCCAATGAGAATCAATCGTCACGAATCCAACGGCATagatctgaaatcactcactcACACGGATCGCTACCCATCCAACGCCCACAAATCCATATCCGAACCCTATAAAATATCGTCTTCCCCATTCACCACATCATTCATTAGCATATTCTTTTCCGCTTCCGGGTTAACCTCATCGTTGTCGAGAGAAAGCTAGCAGCCATGTCTGGAAGAGGTAAAGGAGGAAAAGGTCTCGGAAAGGGAGGAGCAAAGCGCCACCGCAAGGTTCTGAGAGATAACATCCAGGGTATCACGAAGCCCGCCATTCGCCGTCTCGCAAGGCGTGGTGGCGTCAAGCGTATTAGCGGCCTCATCTACGAGGAGACACGTGGCGTCCTCAAGATCTTCCTTGAGAACGTCATTCGTGATGCCGTTACCTACACTGAGCATGCTCGCCGCAAGACTGTCACCGCCATGGATGTTGTCTACGCCCTCAAGAGGCAGGGCAGGACACTCTACGGATTTGGAGGCTAAACATTTCAGAATTGGGAATTTGTTATCACTATGTTAGAATTAGGGTTTATTTGCGTCTTCTTTCTATTCTGCTCTGTTTTTTGTCGATAATTGTATTGTGGATTAGCTTTCCAATTAGGCTCTTTAATTTGTCTACGGATTGTTTCGATGAACTCAAATATCTCGCAAATTTATAGTCCTAGTTAAATCTTGCATCTAATTCAATATCATTTTCGAAACAGTTCAGACTTGTAGCTCTGGCTCTGTTAAATTTGTTATACAGCGTTTTCAAAAGTTGTTTTTCTTCCAAACTTATGGTGAATGCAGAGTATTGTGAATGCAGAATTTAAGTTAGCGTAGTTGTTGCTATCCCTTATTGAATCTATCTTGAGGTTCTGTATTCGATTTGAATTGAATGAGAATTTTTCGTTAAATATCTCCTGTAAATTGTGCTTTAAATTTAAAGGATACCCTGTTGTTTGTTCAGAATATTACTCTGCAGAGTTCGCTCACTCTGTTCGTATCTTGCTCTTCAATGGAATCGTTCGGGTAGTTTTTGAACGTATTCAGCATCTAAATGTTATTTGAGTGTCTGATAAAGCATGGTACATAATTCATTAGTCTAAATCGGTgatacttttacttttataacGCTAGATAAGGATTTGAATTTACTGACACATTAGGATTTGGATTACTTTTGTTCTGCTACCTCTGTTTAAACAAGGATAGTTTGAGTTTGAGTTTGGAGAAAAATGGGAGAAGGAAAGACTGTCTAAGTGTACACTACAAGAACTCATAAGTTTTAACATCATACTATTTATGCACAGGAATATTCTGGTTTTGTTGTTGGCAACAAAACCAATTCGTTCTTTCTTCAGGAAAGCTTGGCTTGAACTTTctgtattataatttttttttgtatattaagCTTAAACTTGTTTTCTGCATTCACCTTTATTTTCCCTTATCTTTGCCATCAGTGGGATTTTATTTTTGCATCATGTAACATATTCCACAGGAACATCTTTATTTGGGGTGAGGGAGGTATCCACTATTAACAGAAAAAACATTTCTCAAGACTAGATGTGGATGGACTTTAGACCAAGTGGATGAGTAATTTGGATGACTACAAACTTCACAAAATTAAGGTTAAACTGACTGATTAATAAATACCTTAAGATAATCTGGATATCGATCACAAACACCCCTAGTCCCTGGCACAAGCTCTGAAAAAGGGttgatgttaaaataatatcttcttAAGTGTCAGATGACATGATGATTGGGAGGTCAGATGGATCATAAACCAACAGTCGAGTCAATATAATCACAACACTTCTTTTCTCAGATTCTTCTGATTCATAGTTTTTTTCTGCACTTATTGTTGACACTTTGGTTGACACCTTTACAGAGATGATCATCGTGTTCTTCCTCTTTGGAAAAATCCTCATTCCTCTCACGCTGATGGAAATAAAATTACCTTAGCATGGTTAAATTCTGGAGAACTTTTGGAGTGTTTGATCATTTAACAAATAAGTGGTCTTCCTAAAGTATTCTTCTTTTGCTGTAAAGTATTAAAGCATTCTAATACGccatatttttacaaaaattagtTTCGTAAATGTATTCTAACTCCCCACATTATTGAGTACAGAACACATTGATGAAACAAAGCACTTACCGGTTGACTGTTGTATGATAATGTGTCTTGGTGCACTTTGTTTTGTCATCTAGCTTTTCTGTACTTTTGAGTCAGAGTCATCGAATACAATTCAAAAGTGGAGAGGTCCACGACGGCGGGTCTATCCATGGTACCATCCTCAGGGTGTTTATTTTGTCAAAGATAACATCTAACCCCAATTCCACGTGCAATAAATTAGCTTCATAAATGAAAGATATGAAACTTAATCAAAACCATCAATTAATACCAAGATTAGAGAAAAATGTAATGCAGCGCTCAAACGAATTTAATGTTATGGGCAACCTATGCTTAAATTCCAACTAAAATAGGCCGGcacatatttgattttttttattcgtaGATGGAGCCATCACTTTCTATTGCAAATTGCAACACATATTATGGAATTCAGAGTATGCAAAGAGTTGGAGTAGTTTCTATTTGACCATttgctaattaataataatattactagTGTCTATATTTGTATCTACGTAGGTGTATGTGGTCctagtttttgtttattttcttcctcAACTCTAATTAGGTTCCGTGGCTATAGCCATTGCCCAAAAGAACACGATAAGGTGCACCGCCAAGCACTGAAAACTCATCTTCATGCTAGAGCCCTTGAGTGTGACTACAGCCACAAGAATGGCATGGAATTGTTTTTTCGTGGATATAGACAATGCACTATTCCCTTCCCTTACTTCACCCTCCTCActattttgggctttctagatgCCTTTTTTCTCTAGAACCCATCGACAATAAACTTGTTTCGTAAATATCGTTGCATATACtccaagcaaaataaaaaagatacaaaaGCAAAAGGGCAAACTAATAATTCCCCAacctctttctttgttttttcttcacTCAAATTCATAATAATCACACTGCAGTGAATATATCATgttgtcatatatatataactattaACTACTCGTATATTTATAAACAAACATTTGCCTcatttaaagaaaagaaaaaaaaaaacaattcctctctctctctctctcttccctttCACATTTCCCTCAATAATGGAAGAAGAGCATGCTCGTATGATCGAAGACAAGaacaattataatgaatttCAAGAAGTCAAGGAACAAAGAGAGGGAATAGCAATGGTGGAAGAGaaacaagaggaagaggaagaagaagcgcTCTCACTCTGCGACATGCCGCTCAATCAAAACTCCAGATCGGCCAGCAAGTGCAACAGCATGGACGACGCGTCATTCACCAAGATCCTTCGTCGATCGCCACCGTCGTCATCGTCTATGACGGACACCACGGAGCTCTTCGAGTTCTTTAGCGGattcagcagcagcagcagctccGACATGTGCCCCGCTGATGACATCATCTTCTGCGGAAAACTCGTTCCGTTCAAAAACAGACAAGGACCAACGCAGAACCATATGAGGAATCAGGACGTCGTGGAAACGAAGAAACCGCCACTTCGTCGCCGAAGATCCGAGTCACTCTCCTCCGTCGTCACTCGATCGAACAGTGTCACCACCGGTTCTCGCCGCTTCATGATGAGGAACAGCAGGTCTTTGGATTATCGAAGGCTACACGAACATTCCAGCTCCGCCATATCGCAGGTTCCGGAAGTTGATCGGAATTTGTCTTCGAGGAGCGTTGCGGAGGTTGCGACGGCGAAGAAGGCAATGAAGCCGCGGTGGTACTCTCTTGTGTTCGGAACAATGAGGGTTCCGCCGGAGATGGAGCTCAGCGACATGAAGAATCGGCAGGTTCGCCGGAACAGCTCCGGTACGATGTTTCCGGCGATGGACTCCGGCGCCGCCAACCGGAGCTCCGGCAAGGTGTCATGGAAGATTCTAAAGGCGTTGAGTTGCAAAGACCACAGCAGTGTGGCCGTAACGACGTCGTTTGCTTTGCCACAGGCTTCATAGGAGGTCACGTGATGTGCacgctttttttatttttggtattgTGACGTGATTGACCTAGGGGATTTAGGTGGGTGACACCAACTGTTATTTGCATGCGAAGGGGTATTTTAGTCATTGAAGTGTTGCTTGGGTGTGAGGATAAATTAAAATGCGAATTTTTAGTATCATAGTAATGATATGGACTTCACGGAGAAGGGAAGATTCTGTACAGTGGCAATCCATGAGGGCATAATCCCTCAGACTAAATGAAAggatttgtttatttattattacttagtattttctttcttttatctttttttctaaaattgaaGTTATACTATTTTTGTCTGTTAGGTGGTGACAATTAATAATAGTAGTGAATGATAATCACGAGATCCCCGACAATGACAAGAAGAACGACGGCACCTTATGTTATGTTACATAGGCatcataattcaaaatttgagaTGAATGATGTTATTTGGAACAAATTGATTTTAGTAACGAACTCTATTAATCTTTCACATTTCCTAAACATAATTGACCATGGATTAAGTAGCATTACATGGTGTTTCCTATTCCTAGTTTCATAAGTTAGCCAGCATTATTGCATAATAATAATGTAGTGAAGaggaaaaaattgaagaaatcaaaatttgattgaTTCTTTCCTCTTTGGCACCTTTGTTTCTCAGAATTGCTTTTGCTTTTGAAGCAAGGATCATATGTCTTTACGAGAAGGTGAAACTTTTTATATCAATTCCTTATTCGTGGTGATATATTATCCCCACACGAATTTTCGAGAcataataaatatgtataatatcttatttttattttgttttattttattcttttaaaatttttatgttagtgTTTTAGACAAATAATAGTATAAGGAAATAATAACCAGTTGAACATTTAACAAATTCGACGTTACGAGATAACCCTGGATATGTCATAATAGTCACACCAATCAAGTCACAAAATTGTCAAATCGTGATACTAAAAGCACAACATAAATACACTAAATGTTAGGACAACTGCAATTCCATGATACATGATACactaaaattcaaatctaatcATATTCTCAAACActtaactaatataatttaaGTATCGAAATGTGTTGCagattattttcttttctgggcctaattctattttctttgaaattaaGATATACaatctttcaatttttcaattCGTGATCTCCACTCCTGATACGAACTGTTAAAGTGTATTATTGTCAAATTAGTATAAGTAAAAGTAATAAATCAACTTCTAACATTCTAATTCACTTTGTTTCTTTTACCATGTTTCTCAAATGTTGGACAATAATATCCCTTTTAGTTAACAAGACATATAATGCTACTAATTAGTAATTACCTTCTGCTCCCATTTCCTTGTCTTGTTATTATTAAGCCGAAAACTACAAGATAACCACAGTTAGCTTTAGTTAAAACGAGATGAAAATATCAGAGTTGGATTCAATACATTGCATTACACGTTGTTTGATGAGTGTTGCCTTTTCTGCTTGGGCTAATCCATTAAACTCCGTCATATCACGACCATGAGAACCACGGAAGAACCAACATAATTTTAGTCCCGTGAATTGGATGGAGACTTCTTAGTAAATAGAACCAATAAAGGACAATTGAACAAAGAAGGACATGCGAtcggttttttatttttgcccaAATTAAAATGATGGAATAATTGGCGAAACATGGAATATTGGTTGCGTGTATTAACAAAACATGCGTGACCCCACCATTACTCGATGCTCAATATAAAGCTAAAACTTTCATTGATAAGAACAATATACCACTACGTATTGCACTACGCAATTGGTTTTAATTTCCATTGTATTTTCACTTTTCTCTTGATTATTATTAATAGTACTATCTATGTTTTTCCTAATGATTACCATGCAGACAAGAGACAAGTAGCAATTCCTCATTGGAACAAACAGCACATACATAATAGTAATACTTGAACAAGAGAGATATGATTAATAAGATGAAATAATTATTACAGTTACCTAAATGTATATACCTATAGTTTAAATAATTGGAGTTAATGTGTTCCACTTTACCTTCCGTGATAGCAGGTCTTTTCTCGGGTTTAGTGACACTAATTACCAAGATAAGTGGTCAAAAACTTGGGTAATTATAGTAATAAATCAGCTAAGACAATGAGTTATTTGTAGCAAAAGATTCTCTACTCAATTCCCGTCATAATATTATGGGTCTACACTGCTTGTTGCCTCTGATATTACATTGAAAGAAAGCCTTGCCTCTGAAGCAAGGAAGCTAAGAGAGTTATAAGTGAGTACCGAATAGTAACACAATTATGTTCATGCGCATATGCCATTCATAATTGGATAGATACTTTTTTACTATATTCATCTTTGGATCAACTGAGTTAAGTGAGCAATGGCTTGTTGAACATGATGAAATGATCTATTATTACAACTTTTGGGACTGTTCCCGACCTTGATGTAACAATGATTTTCACTCAATGAACATAGATAAATGTAGCGTATTGATAAAAAAGATTAACTTTGACTATACTTTTGAATAATAAGGCCAATATTATTGTGTCTACAATGATAGTGAAACAAAATACATTTACAGCTTTCTTAAAGAAAatgggaaaagaaaagggtttCTATAAGAGAGATATAATCTATCTAATTCAGCACCGTACTATGAGTAGAAAGCATCCATAAGGTGGCAAAAACCAATTACAAGCATGATTGTTCGAAATCAATGGAAGATAATCAAccttaaaataattaatctccGTTTTcgaatgataattaattttcgTTCGTGttcacttttaaaattttatttttctacaaatGCATACCAACCCAGCAATGTAACATTACTATTGTTTACCAATCACACCAGTCAAATAAATGGGTGGaagataattttgtaatttacattttaagttttataactcgaatatatttcaattattttcttAATCAAGTAAAAATTTAGGTGTACAGTTAGTTAAAGCCGAAAGGAGTATTCACTATTCAGTATTATagaaaagtttgaattttaattggttCCACCTTTGGGACATTATTCATTTCTTCATATGTGCTATGAACTCAATAGTATAGTACATCATACATGATCCACCATACTTTAGCTGCTCGTAAATTTTGGaatgaaattttcaatttacATATATACATGATAAATATGTGTTTAGGTTTTGTAACAGATATATAatttagtaaaaattaaaagaaaagctgTTGCTGAATTCATCAAAAGGTTATATAACTGTGGATGAGAAACGGCTAGAAAAGAATATGAAAGGATAAAAAAATAGTTCACTATGCGTTGCACTTTCCAACTTCTTACCAATCCCATCCTAATGCAAGTTTAGAATTTCAAATACCCAAGGGTCTCTTCCCATGCTTGTAAATGGATCCCAGTTAGCAAACTCTTAATTTGACTGATGTTCCAAAACATTAGAATCTCGATTGATTCTCCTCCTTCTTAGCTGATCCATAATGGGATGAAATCCGAATTGAAAATTACAGGAAGCTGAGGAGGATAATGAGTATTATTTTCTAGATATCAATTCGTAGTGTTACCCATTTTCTAGAGGTCAAATGCTCATGTGAACTCCACTCTCAATATGTGACCACCCTAAAAAAATTCTGACTTTAAGACCATAGCACAAGACAGTAATCATTATATTTATTCAGGATCAATTTGATAATACCACTTCCATTTAGGAGATTTAACTCTCAATACAAAGCATGTCTACAACAAAATCTTATCAAATTAGAAGTgacattataaaaaatagagtGACAATATCCATTCCATAAAAAGATTGTAAAGGATCATATTACCTTTACTTCACATCCCCAATGTCATCAACAACATACCAATTATAGCATCTAATATTTACTATACCAGATTTAGTACAGTCCAAGCTTAATACTTCCCTAAGAGCAAAATCCTTGCCTAGAGTTAAACTAAAGAGATACATGGATAATTGGTTTCTTGAATCCGTGCAACCACCAAATATTGAAGCATGGTTGCACCTTAGCTATGCCTCAAGAATGCTCATTTTGAAGGATTCTTAAAAATGCAGCTCAGTGTGACATTACGAAAACATCAGTACTCATACTAGATCTAATAGCTAGGACCAATACTATACTGTTGCTGTTACTATCTTCAGAAGGTGTTGTTAATTAATTAGTCATCTCTGGTGGTAAATAATGCATTGTGAAGAACAAGTGAAATCCATTGATGTGAAGTATATGACCATAACACAAAGAAACAAAGATTTTCAGACTAATCAGTGCAAGGTACATGAGTACAGGATCAAATATCCAAGAATGCTATATGAACACAACCCAACCAAACCATACAATCTcattataacaaaattaaaggagaaaaaaaaatacagccCCCTTATAATCAACTATCTGATTACAAATCAATTGCACATGTAAACCCCACTCTCCAATTTATGACTAACCTCATAAAAGTCTGTCTTACCCTCAGAGGCAGGCCGTAGACTAACTCCAGAAAATGATTGAGCTCCTTGTAAAGAGAATTTCACATACCCAACCACCTCAATTTCTTCATCACCTTCACTAGAATCTACCGGCATCCTTGCTCTCAACCTTCCAGGAGAGCCCTTTAACGGGATCTCCGAAACAAGCCACCTCACTTCCTTTTCAGTCCTATTCAACACGGCCTTTGGTGAAAGTTTCAAGAGTGTCGGGTCAACCGGCAGTttaagaatgaatgtaacatcAGTCAGAGGAGTCAGCAAATCAGGGTTTGAAGCATATTGTATCATCACAGAGAGTAAACTTCCAGTATGTCGTTTTATAAGCCGAACCCTCAAAGGCAATGGTGTCAGCCTCGGCAGCAAACTATACTTGATTATCGGTATAGGCTCCTCTGAGGCTGCAGTCCTTACATGAAACATCCCATTACCAAGGCTACTAACACGAGAACTCTGCATAGCAAATCTCTTAACAGCACTAGTTCCCTCAACCCGGAATGAGAATTCAGTTTCCTTATCACCAGCAGTTTTAGGTGGCAAAGTCCTGAGGTAAACAACACCCATCAATCCAACCCTTGCAAGCAATGATTCCCTAAACTCTGCACTAATCTCCTCCGAGATATACATCTCAGGACCCTTCATGCTTGTCACCAAATTATCAAGTGGAGTACCAGCACCACTACCGGCAGCACCCGGTTTAGTTGCAGCATCAGGACCTGTCTGCAACAATTCTAACCCACCTAGACCTTGCGGCTTGGGAGCCTTGGATGGACCCACAAACTCCGAAGGATCAAGCCCACCACCCCAAGCATCATTGAAACCTTCAAAAGCTTCACCAATAGAAACTTGCTCTTGACCAAACTCAACCCCACCATAATTCCCTTCAAACCCTTCAACATTTATCTGCGTAGACTGTGTCGCCTCTGGCGGAGGCAATGTAGTTACCTCAAGCCCCGCCAATGCCAACGTCAAATCAGTAGCAGAAGGATCCTTCGTCTTCTTGAACCCACCCGCAAGATCCTGAGGCTTGTTAATGGCGTCACTGGCGGCAAAAGGGTCCTTTTCTGCCGCAGCCTCCTCCGGCTTTTGCTGCGCCTCGTCCTGATTCTCCGCGGGGACGGGGGCGGGGGCAGGGGATATGGCAGCTGCGATCTCATCACCGGCCTGGAGCGTCTCCGCCGGAAGCTCAAATCGGGTCCCAGAGAAGGCATCGATCGCGGCCTGTTGCTCGAGAGAGTGGATCTCGACGGCTGACCAGGTGTCGGCTCCGCGGATCTTGTTCTCAG is part of the Arachis duranensis cultivar V14167 chromosome 1, aradu.V14167.gnm2.J7QH, whole genome shotgun sequence genome and encodes:
- the LOC107461232 gene encoding uncharacterized protein LOC107461232, producing MEEEHARMIEDKNNYNEFQEVKEQREGIAMVEEKQEEEEEEALSLCDMPLNQNSRSASKCNSMDDASFTKILRRSPPSSSSMTDTTELFEFFSGFSSSSSSDMCPADDIIFCGKLVPFKNRQGPTQNHMRNQDVVETKKPPLRRRRSESLSSVVTRSNSVTTGSRRFMMRNSRSLDYRRLHEHSSSAISQVPEVDRNLSSRSVAEVATAKKAMKPRWYSLVFGTMRVPPEMELSDMKNRQVRRNSSGTMFPAMDSGAANRSSGKVSWKILKALSCKDHSSVAVTTSFALPQAS
- the LOC107460055 gene encoding histone H4 — protein: MSGRGKGGKGLGKGGAKRHRKVLRDNIQGITKPAIRRLARRGGVKRISGLIYEETRGVLKIFLENVIRDAVTYTEHARRKTVTAMDVVYALKRQGRTLYGFGG
- the LOC107460046 gene encoding uncharacterized protein LOC107460046; this encodes MSCLALSLQPANGSDILLQTREWFPPSRALGALSAFRHTRHAFATSAKNPNAVPDDAYAAESIGDDPLAASSGQVIVGVESRYRIVYRLVNGIYVLGITVADHDNSVNVFECIHIVNQAVSVVVTACRGVDVTPEKLSRKYAEIYMALDIVLRGVSNIRLAAMLATLHGESIAKMVHSAVDTENKIRGADTWSAVEIHSLEQQAAIDAFSGTRFELPAETLQAGDEIAAAISPAPAPVPAENQDEAQQKPEEAAAEKDPFAASDAINKPQDLAGGFKKTKDPSATDLTLALAGLEVTTLPPPEATQSTQINVEGFEGNYGGVEFGQEQVSIGEAFEGFNDAWGGGLDPSEFVGPSKAPKPQGLGGLELLQTGPDAATKPGAAGSGAGTPLDNLVTSMKGPEMYISEEISAEFRESLLARVGLMGVVYLRTLPPKTAGDKETEFSFRVEGTSAVKRFAMQSSRVSSLGNGMFHVRTAASEEPIPIIKYSLLPRLTPLPLRVRLIKRHTGSLLSVMIQYASNPDLLTPLTDVTFILKLPVDPTLLKLSPKAVLNRTEKEVRWLVSEIPLKGSPGRLRARMPVDSSEGDEEIEVVGYVKFSLQGAQSFSGVSLRPASEGKTDFYEVSHKLESGVYMCN